The following coding sequences lie in one Montipora foliosa isolate CH-2021 chromosome 11, ASM3666993v2, whole genome shotgun sequence genomic window:
- the LOC137975141 gene encoding uncharacterized protein → MVKFWEGSTASSTMNFTRPPIPKGNKLFLPKIEYAKLTDARGFDSKNIERVSPENEKSSEDFENLEKVPLLNNDYSLGNFTRFSVLPPIKDGVRGTRRLSRALRFSPTLFGSENGPGPESKNGLAKQQMGDYRSQKSAEYSSEVFKRLHRGSRADDKLVKDLQVVGKHCVSDKRETRQIPDQGKCNARRQKAQRSFSSPTSSEGYDSNCQGCQMILMREHSKTEGAKLMGKLVDRQSDSAARHVCSKGKKFSRSVDNVLSNKVVYELSRNNKPNQNRYREATLSPNPQRTNLLAFDFHPGVRPVSRCEISVDVNEGEQTVLEKHIVELPSKHGRGNPNEPRDVSANDKEIMGSNGTPQIQILIDSIDSAKEELPKASKEIPYTSAREQRRRSALCRNNSKQVDDFLLVHNLRDLGLL, encoded by the coding sequence ATGGTCAAATTTTGGGAAGGATCTACAGCGAGTAGCACCATGAATTTTACGCGACCTCCGATCCCAAAGGGAAACAAACTCTTCTTACCGAAAATTGAATATGCAAAGCTAACTGATGCCAGAGGGTTTGATAGCAAAAACATTGAACGAGTTTCGCCTGAAAACGAAAAGAGCAGCGAAGATTTTGAAAACTTGGAGAAAGTACCTCTTCTAAATAATGACTATTCCTTGGGCAATTTCACTCGTTTTTCCGTATTGCCACCTATCAAGGACGGCGTTCGAGGAACAAGAAGGCTTAGCCGTGCACTGAGATTTTCACCCACTTTGTTTGGCTCTGAGAATGGTCCTGGTCCGGAATCGAAGAACGGATTGGCAAAACAACAGATGGGCGACTATAGGTCGCAGAAAAGTGCAGAATATTCAAGTGAAGTCTTTAAGCGCCTGCACAGGGGTTCTCGAGCAGATGACAAACTCGTAAAAGATCTCCAAGTAGTCGGGAAACATTGCGTTAGTGATAAACGTGAAACGCGACAGATTCCGGATCAAGGGAAGTGTAACGCGAGGAGACAAAAGGCGCAAAGATCGTTCAGTAGTCCGACTTCTTCCGAAGGCTACGACTCAAACTGCCAAggatgccagatgattttaatgAGAGAACATTCGAAAACTGAAGGTGCAAAGTTGATGGGGAAACTCGTCGATAGGCAAAGTGACAGTGCTGCTAGGCATGTGTGTAGTAAAGGAAAAAAGTTTTCAAGGTCTGTGGACAATGTACTTAGCAACAAAGTCGTTTATGAGCTGAGTAGGAATAACAAACCAAATCAAAACCGATACAGAGAGGCAACTTTAAGTCCAAACCCACAGAGAACGAATTTATTAGCTTTTGACTTTCACCCTGGCGTGAGACCCGTCAGCCGATGTGAAATAAGCGTCGATGTCAATGAAGGAGAACAAACAGTACTAGAAAAACACATCGTCGAACTTCCGTCAAAACATGGTCGCGGAAATCCAAACGAACCCAGAGATGTATCAGCTAATGATAAAGAAATTATGGGCTCAAATGGAACGCcgcaaattcaaattttaatcGATTCTATCGACAGCGCGAAAGAGGAATTACCGAAGGCTTCCAAGGAAATTCCCTACACGTCTGCAAGAGAGCAACGGAGGCGATCGGCGCTGTGCAGAAACAATTCCAAACAGGTCGATGACTTCCTCTTAGTTCATAATCTGCGCGATCTTGGATTACTATGA
- the LOC137974705 gene encoding uncharacterized protein: MSVIGGLNDEESGPESTWILLQIADSAFPTGGFSHSIGFESATKHGFVTDFDTFAVFVMSCLQNAASFSLPFVSECHKECQNIEKIVELDGIMQAYLSNHVANKASFRQGNSLLVTACKTFEMEKMQSLQDNVERKNLSGHFAVVFGCVCGLLKLPLIKTQQLFLFSTLRTVIASAVRLGNIGPLQAQSIQFKMQKKAEDIRKRFENCTVEEATTTAPVADFLQGAHDSLFSKLFYS, translated from the exons ATGTCAGTTATAGGTGGTTTGAATGACGAGGAATCTGGCCCAGAGAGCACGTGGATCTTACTGCAGATCGCTGATTCAG CTTTTCCCACTGGCGGATTTTCCCACAGTATTGGTTTTGAATCGGCAACAAAACATGGCTTTGTGACCGATTTTG atacattCGCAGTGTTTGTGATGTCATGTTTGCAAAATGCAG CATCGTTCAGTCTTCCATTTGTGAGTGAATGTCATAAGGAGTGTCAAAACATTGAGAAGATTGTAGAATTGGATGGTATCATGCAAGCTTACCTCAGTAATCATGTGGCAAACAAGGCGAGCTTCAGGCAG GGGAACTCTCTACTTGTTACAGCTTGCAAGacatttgaaatggaaaaaatgcAAAGTTTACAG GACAATGTTGAGAGGAAAAACTTAAGTGGACATTTTGCTGTTGTGTTTGGGTGTGTGTGTGGACTGCTCAAGTTACCGCTGATTAAGACTCAACAGCTTTTCCTGTTTTCCACACTGCGTACAGTGATTGCCAGCGCAGTAAGGCTTGGCAACATAGGTCCCTTGCAG GCACAGTCCATACAGtttaaaatgcagaaaaaagcTGAGGACATACGAAAAAG GTTTGAAAATTGCACAGTGGAGGAGGCGACAACGACTGCCCCTGTGGCAGATTTCCTTCAAGGCGCTCATGACAGCTTGTTCTCTAAGCTCTTCTACTCTTGA
- the LOC137974704 gene encoding uncharacterized protein, whose product MAKAKSEDGTFEIEYPQGVPYSAWNFNIYTMSTTIKKTCFGQVKSSLSNLIQQLLPGTTKNLLEHSTCLELDNCFFANQRFDAERVGSMPEDVPIIQPIMQPIDAKGEDIMRDVALSFECDYNLCLKDISASEKIPQTPELEFSLTTLQLQVVPSMFPGHVELEVRENVDLTSDLQNLCVANRGRRLFSSELLIEQMFSVLTIITSILNVHRILHHHKTNNRFREEDKMSLSNYLQYVGQAGPAVHVVTCISDLSDNCRHLFLTEDVSLSVPCREWPSCAKDWINRERPSGWPTQQLIDKVIQDGCHVVPKFETLEETAEPPNNTDVANNADDKLHHDGCHLESSTNSEIASVASKPHELHVFPKFEKTEKSQEAYNNHKTSDVEENMIKNKFVTSQESSIREVSSNSATGMSSDTQSHGLLPKTLWRYSFSVAEKTLMTSITEEQKLCYLIFKYLFSKYIKLHSVITTYTAKTIFLWKLETVSADEWSLQLIGDRVKDLVEDLRTCVKKKYCQHYFIRESNTLQQMDDKSRDITLENGFSLLDEHMSDAPVLGSENFKAPSEFPVDFMFTYKSFYAINAWLESLNAQMLAKLDAPSKLPSEQNVAALLDRSKTHPILMSEILKYLVLSEEIYGQSLPIPHSLLQHEKVKQLITFLEKSIATPEKYEECIRELDVELKFLHLQFKIIDELEQFFKENPNFAYQFESSSDESGAEDDQLSGS is encoded by the coding sequence ATGGCAAAAGCCAAGTCCGAAGATGGCACATTTGAAATTGAATATCCTCAGGGAGTCCCTTACAGCGCTTGGAATTTCAACATCTACACAATGTCAACCACGATAAAGAAAACCTGCTTTGGGCAAGTCAAATCTAGCTTGTCCAATTTGATACAACAACTTCTTCCGGGTACAACGAAAAATCTTCTAGAACACAGTACTTGTCTTGAACTTGACAACTGTTTCTTCGCGAATCAGAGATTTGACGCGGAGCGTGTGGGAAGCATGCCAGAAGATGTTCCTATTATTCAACCGATAATGCAGCCTATAGACGCCAAAGGAGAGGATATCATGCGGGATGTTGCTTTATCTTTTGAATGTGACTACAATCTTTGTTTAAAGGACATCTCAGCAAGCGAAAAAATACCACAAACACCTGAATTAGAGTTTTCACTGACAACACTGCAACTGCAAGTCGTACCTTCGATGTTCCCTGGTCATGTTGAGTTGGAGGTTCGCGAGAACGTTGATTTGACCTCGGATCTGCAGAACTTATGTGTTGCAAATCGAGGGCGAAGGCTTTTTTCATCTGAGCTACTTATTGAGCAGATGTTTAGTGTTCTGACAATCATAACTTCTATTTTAAATGTTCACAGGATTCTTCAtcatcacaaaaccaataatAGGTTTAGAGAGGAAGACAAAATGTCGCTCTCCAACTATCTCCAGTATGTAGGACAAGCGGGCCCTGCAGTCCACGTGGTTACGTGCATTAGTGATTTGAGCGATAATTGCAGGCATTTGTTTCTAACGGAAGACGTCAGCTTGTCAGTGCCTTGCAGGGAATGGCCCAGTTGTGCTAAGGACTGGATCAATAGAGAAAGGCCCTCTGGGTGGCCGACACAACAGCTCATTGACAAGGTGATACAAGATGGATGCCATGTTGTGCCCAAGTTTGAGACATTAGAGGAAACCGCAGAGCCACCTAACAACACAGACGTGGCAAACAATGCTGATGACAAGTTGCATCATGATGGATGCCACCTGGAGTCATCAACAAATAGTGAGATCGCAAGTGTTGCCAGTAAACCACATGAATTACATGTTTTCCCCAAGTTTGAGAAGACAGAGAAAAGCCAAGAAGCCTACAATAATCATAAGACGTCAGATGTTGAGGAGAATATGATTAAAAACAAGTTTGTGACATCACAGGAAAGCTCAATAAGGGAAGTTTCAAGTAACAGTGCAACTGGGATGTCAAGCGATACCCAAAGCCATGGCTTGCTCCCAAAGACCCTTTGGAGGTACTCTTTTTCAGTTGCAGAAAAGACTCTGATGACCTCAATTACGGAAGAGCAGAAACTATGCTATCTTATTTTCAAGTACCTGTTCTCGAAATACATTAAGCTTCATTCCGTGATCACTACCTACACAGCAAAAACGATTTTTCTCTGGAAACTTGAAACTGTTTCAGCAGATGAATGGAGCCTACAACTGATTGGGGATCGTGTGAAAGATCTGGTAGAAGACTTGAGAACCTGTGTGAAGAAGAAGTACTGCCAACATTATTTCATCCGCGAGTCCAACACACTTCAACAAATGGATGACAAAAGCAGAGACATTACACTGGAGAATGGATTCTCTTTGTTGGACGAGCACATGTCTGATGCGCCAGTTTTGGGCTCAGAAAACTTTAAGGCACCCTCCGAATTTCCAGTAGACTTTATGTTTACATATAAGAGTTTTTACGCAATCAATGCCTGGTTGGAGTCACTCAATGCCCAAATGCTGGCAAAACTTGATGCCCCAAGCAAACTTCCATCTGAGCAAAACGTGGCAGCTTTGTTGGACCGTTCAAAAACGCACCCCATCTTGATgtcagaaattttaaaatatcttgTGCTCTCGGAAGAGATTTATGGACAGTCTTTGCCGATTCCACATTCCCTTCTGCAGCACGAAAAGGTCAAACAACTTATTACTTTCTTGGAAAAATCTATCGCAACCCCCGAGAAGTATGAAGAGTGCATAAGAGAGCTTGATGTTGAACTGAAATTTCTTCACTTGCAGTTCAAAATAATTGATGAACttgaacagtttttcaaagaGAATCCAAATTTTGCATACCAGTTTGAAAGCAGCTCTGATGAGAGTGGTGCTGAAGACGACCAGTTAAGTGGGTCATAA